A window of the Polaribacter batillariae genome harbors these coding sequences:
- a CDS encoding cryptochrome/photolyase family protein has product MKSNEIHIIFPHQLFKTSKVLAKVDDIIIVEEYLFFNQYKFHQQKIAFHRASMKSYADFLTEKGKKVSYIEAKNELSDVRKLLPKLSKDGVSKIHIIDPTDNWLEKHIHQSKEDLELICYDNPLFINTKEELSTFFKPTKKKFFQTSFYKSERKNRDILMDGKNHVGGKLTFDDENRKKYPKTKTPPIIQFPAQNKYHKEATKYVNENFSKNYGKLNEFLVYPIDYKSAQEWLQQFFEVRFHEFGAYEDAIVREEHFLNHSLLSPLINIGLLNPKYVIDQAIEFSKKNDVPINSTEGFVRQILGWREFIRGVYEVKGTEERTKNFWKFSRKIPKSFYDGTTGIQPIDDVIKKVNKTAYAHHIERLMILGNFMVLCEFDPDEVYQWFMELFIDAYDWVMVPNVYGMSLFADGGLMSTKPYISSSNYIMKMSNYKKGDWQKTWDGLFWTFMDKHRDFFLSNPRLGMLIRTFDKMNQDKKEAHFENAKLFLNQLDHE; this is encoded by the coding sequence ATGAAATCAAATGAAATACATATTATTTTTCCGCATCAACTTTTTAAAACTTCCAAAGTATTAGCTAAAGTGGATGATATTATTATAGTTGAAGAATATTTGTTTTTCAATCAGTATAAATTTCATCAACAAAAAATTGCTTTTCACAGAGCAAGTATGAAATCTTATGCGGACTTTTTAACCGAAAAAGGAAAAAAAGTAAGTTATATAGAGGCTAAAAATGAGTTGAGTGATGTTCGAAAATTACTCCCAAAATTATCAAAAGACGGTGTTTCTAAAATCCACATTATCGACCCAACAGACAATTGGTTAGAAAAACATATTCATCAATCTAAAGAAGATTTAGAATTAATTTGTTACGATAATCCTTTATTTATCAATACAAAAGAAGAGTTATCAACTTTTTTTAAACCTACAAAAAAGAAATTTTTCCAGACTTCATTTTATAAAAGTGAAAGAAAAAATAGAGATATTTTAATGGATGGAAAAAACCATGTTGGTGGTAAATTAACTTTTGATGATGAAAACAGAAAGAAATATCCGAAGACAAAAACACCTCCAATAATTCAGTTTCCTGCGCAAAATAAATATCACAAAGAAGCTACAAAATATGTAAATGAAAACTTCTCAAAAAACTACGGAAAACTAAACGAATTTTTAGTGTATCCTATCGATTATAAATCTGCCCAAGAGTGGTTACAACAATTTTTTGAAGTACGTTTTCACGAATTTGGTGCTTATGAAGATGCAATTGTTAGAGAAGAACATTTTTTGAATCACAGTTTATTATCTCCTTTAATAAATATAGGTTTATTAAATCCAAAATATGTTATTGACCAAGCTATAGAATTTTCAAAAAAAAATGATGTTCCTATAAATTCTACAGAAGGTTTTGTGCGTCAAATTTTAGGTTGGCGAGAATTTATAAGAGGTGTTTACGAAGTAAAAGGAACTGAAGAACGCACCAAAAACTTCTGGAAATTCAGTAGAAAAATACCAAAATCTTTTTATGATGGTACAACTGGCATTCAACCTATAGACGATGTGATTAAAAAAGTAAATAAAACTGCTTACGCACATCACATAGAACGCTTAATGATTTTAGGGAATTTTATGGTCTTGTGTGAGTTTGACCCAGATGAAGTTTACCAATGGTTTATGGAACTTTTTATTGATGCTTACGATTGGGTTATGGTACCCAATGTTTATGGAATGAGTTTATTTGCAGATGGAGGATTAATGAGTACCAAACCTTATATAAGTAGTAGTAATTACATCATGAAAATGAGCAATTACAAAAAAGGCGATTGGCAAAAAACTTGGGATGGTTTGTTCTGGACTTTTATGGACAAGCACAGAGATTTCTTTTTAAGCAACCCAAGATTGGGAATGCTAATAAGAACTTTCGACAAAATGAATCAAGATAAAAAAGAAGCACATTTCGAAAACGCTAAATTATTTTTAAATCAATTAGACCATGAGTAA
- a CDS encoding SDR family NAD(P)-dependent oxidoreductase: MRKIVVIGGSKGIGNAIVNALVEKNEVINISRSAPLQPHTNLTHHNCNILKDALPDIETIDALIYCPGSINLKPISRLKLEDFRNDFEINVVGAVKAIQHYLPSLKKGSNPNILLFSTVAAKLGMPFHASVAAAKSAVEGLTKSLGAEFAPTIRVNAIAPTVTNTALASKLLRNERMVENITERHPLKKFLQPAEVADLATFLISDKATSISGQIFELDCGIVSFKI, from the coding sequence ATGAGAAAAATAGTAGTTATTGGAGGAAGCAAAGGAATTGGAAACGCCATTGTAAATGCTTTAGTTGAAAAAAACGAAGTTATTAACATCAGTAGATCTGCTCCTTTGCAGCCTCACACTAATCTCACTCATCATAATTGCAATATTTTAAAAGATGCTTTACCAGATATTGAAACTATAGACGCTTTAATTTATTGTCCTGGAAGTATTAACTTAAAACCAATTTCGAGATTAAAGTTAGAAGACTTTAGAAACGATTTCGAAATTAACGTTGTTGGTGCTGTAAAAGCAATTCAGCATTATTTACCTTCATTAAAAAAAGGAAGCAACCCTAATATTTTATTATTTAGTACAGTTGCTGCCAAATTGGGCATGCCTTTTCACGCGAGTGTAGCTGCTGCAAAATCTGCTGTAGAAGGCTTAACAAAATCTTTAGGGGCAGAATTTGCACCAACAATTCGTGTAAATGCAATTGCACCTACAGTTACAAACACAGCATTGGCCTCTAAACTTTTAAGAAACGAACGTATGGTAGAAAATATCACAGAACGTCATCCTCTTAAAAAATTCTTACAGCCTGCTGAAGTTGCAGATTTGGCAACTTTCTTAATTTCTGACAAAGCAACATCTATTTCTGGACAAATTTTCGAATTAGACTGCGGAATTGTCAGTTTTAAAATTTAA
- a CDS encoding nuclear transport factor 2 family protein: MNTLEVANKWRQMCQEGKNLECINELYADNVVSREMPGLPNSEVVTGKQNVFEKSKQWLEDVVEFHSSEISEPVVADNHFSSKMSFDVTFKSRGRQQMDELCVFEVQDGKIANEQFFYTM; encoded by the coding sequence ATGAACACTTTAGAAGTTGCAAACAAATGGCGCCAAATGTGCCAAGAAGGAAAAAATTTAGAATGCATTAATGAATTGTATGCAGACAATGTAGTTAGTAGAGAAATGCCAGGCCTTCCTAATAGTGAAGTTGTTACCGGTAAACAAAATGTTTTTGAAAAAAGCAAACAATGGTTAGAAGATGTGGTAGAGTTTCATAGCAGCGAAATTTCTGAGCCAGTAGTTGCAGACAATCATTTTTCTAGTAAAATGAGTTTCGATGTAACATTTAAAAGCAGAGGAAGGCAACAAATGGACGAACTTTGCGTTTTTGAAGTACAGGATGGAAAAATTGCCAACGAGCAATTTTTCTATACAATGTAA
- a CDS encoding FAD-binding domain-containing protein: protein MEHTMEKASLNKGFRKLKKSISEKYQEAWKTGQTGFPLVDASMRCLNETGYLNFRMRALLVSFFTHILWQPWQDASKHLSQMFLDFEPGIHFPQLQMNSGETGLDTLRIYNPIKNSKEHDEDVAFIKKWVPELANLPTAFIHEPYLMTSLDEQFNNFHLGKNYPKTIVDINLTRKKATEILWKMKDNPDVIAENRRILKKHTITSSNKMV, encoded by the coding sequence ATGGAACATACCATGGAAAAAGCTAGTTTAAATAAAGGTTTTAGAAAATTAAAAAAAAGTATCTCAGAAAAATATCAAGAAGCTTGGAAAACCGGACAAACAGGTTTCCCTTTAGTAGATGCAAGTATGCGCTGCTTAAATGAAACTGGTTATTTAAATTTTAGAATGCGCGCACTATTAGTTTCATTTTTTACACATATTTTATGGCAACCTTGGCAAGATGCTAGCAAACATTTATCGCAAATGTTTTTAGATTTTGAACCTGGAATTCATTTTCCTCAATTACAAATGAACTCTGGTGAAACTGGTTTAGATACACTCCGCATTTACAACCCAATTAAAAACAGTAAAGAGCATGATGAAGATGTTGCTTTTATTAAAAAATGGGTTCCAGAATTAGCAAATTTACCAACTGCATTTATTCATGAACCATATTTAATGACCTCTTTAGATGAGCAATTTAATAATTTCCATTTAGGTAAAAACTACCCAAAAACAATTGTAGATATTAATTTGACTCGTAAAAAAGCCACTGAAATTCTTTGGAAAATGAAAGACAATCCTGATGTTATAGCAGAAAACAGAAGAATTTTAAAAAAACACACCATCACAAGTAGTAATAAAATGGTATAA
- a CDS encoding deoxyribodipyrimidine photo-lyase yields MSNREEINIVWFKRDLRIQDNEAIYNALASKKRVLFIYVFEKSLQDDIHYSERHWNFIKQSLVDLNEDLKKYDSEILCVSSEINTTFNQLLNTYKINTVFSHQETGLLLTYNRDKDFARFCRNNSIKPALCIRNTQKEDLNH; encoded by the coding sequence ATGAGTAACAGAGAAGAAATAAATATTGTTTGGTTTAAACGCGATTTAAGAATTCAGGATAACGAAGCGATTTACAATGCGCTGGCCTCAAAAAAAAGAGTTCTTTTTATATACGTTTTTGAAAAATCACTACAAGATGACATTCACTATAGTGAGCGTCATTGGAATTTTATAAAACAATCTTTAGTAGATTTAAATGAAGATTTAAAAAAATATGACTCAGAAATACTATGTGTTTCATCAGAAATAAATACCACATTTAATCAACTTTTAAACACCTATAAAATAAATACTGTTTTTTCGCATCAAGAAACAGGTTTGTTACTAACATACAATAGAGATAAAGATTTTGCACGATTTTGTAGAAACAACTCCATTAAACCCGCATTATGCATTAGGAATACACAAAAGGAGGACTTAAATCATTAA
- a CDS encoding efflux RND transporter permease subunit has translation MEPYPHQKTNNRIIYLKNLAKVNYKEGKVNAYYRINGLNTVNMAIYAEKDVNTIDLAKTVKTIVDDLKKEMPAGYTIKMTQDTTEFIIKELQKIQKRTLFSFLILLVLIVLINRSIKYLTVLFLSIITNLLIAVIFYYTFNVQLQLYSFAGITISFGIIIDNSIIMIDHLRNKGNKKAFLAILAATLTTIGALMVIFLLEENQRLNLWDFALVIAINIGVSLLVSLYYVPALLEKINLQKKRVHFSRKRKRRIYKFTKSYMNLINWMQKPKFKWAFVTLFILGFGLPIHLLPKELEGDNVWAKLYNNTLGTEWYNVELRSSLEKILGGSLRLFTEDVFENSYYNEPERTTLRVTGSMPDGCTIEQLNDVILKMENYIGRFDEISLYETRINNAKSSSITIHFKEDFEFGAFPYTLKSMLESKVISLGGLDWSVSGVGRGFSNALGTGYKNNRIELEGYNYDNLYGYAELLKQQLETNSNGRVKEVEITTGGWGSNTLNEYYLDFNQERLAMANVSQNQLYWYLKNQMHSGNITSIVKDHELQQVKLVSDKYQKFNVWDLKNTPIPINNKQYKLNQLASIKKRKTGNTIQKNNQQYRLTVAYDFLGTHPLAKKVREHNVEEIRTKLPIGYRILEQSYRGWNKKGSKQYYYLFVVIFIIFFICSILLESLKQPFAIISMIPLSFIGVFLTFYLFDFNFDQGGYASFILLCGISVNSALFIINDYNNLKRQYPKRNTQQLYFKAFNYKIIPVILTIVSTIVGLIPFVWHGQKEAFWFSFAVGSIGGLIFSLIGIYFYLPMFSLKNKLK, from the coding sequence TTGGAACCATATCCCCATCAAAAAACAAACAATCGCATTATCTATTTAAAAAATCTTGCCAAAGTTAACTATAAAGAAGGCAAGGTAAATGCCTACTATCGCATTAATGGACTTAATACAGTAAATATGGCAATCTATGCAGAGAAAGATGTAAACACGATAGATTTGGCTAAAACCGTAAAAACCATTGTCGATGATTTAAAAAAAGAAATGCCCGCGGGCTACACCATAAAAATGACTCAAGATACTACCGAGTTTATTATAAAAGAGTTACAAAAAATACAAAAACGTACCCTATTTTCATTTTTAATTCTATTGGTGTTAATTGTCTTAATTAATAGAAGCATTAAGTATTTAACCGTATTATTTTTAAGCATTATTACCAACCTACTTATTGCTGTTATTTTCTATTATACCTTTAATGTACAATTACAATTGTACTCTTTTGCAGGCATAACTATTTCTTTTGGAATTATTATAGACAATAGTATTATAATGATTGACCACTTGCGGAATAAAGGCAATAAAAAAGCCTTTTTAGCAATTTTAGCAGCTACTTTAACCACCATAGGAGCATTAATGGTTATATTTCTATTAGAAGAAAACCAAAGATTAAATTTATGGGATTTTGCATTAGTTATTGCTATTAATATTGGCGTTTCTTTATTAGTCTCTTTGTATTATGTGCCTGCGTTGCTAGAAAAAATAAATTTACAGAAAAAGCGAGTACATTTTTCCAGAAAAAGAAAACGTCGTATCTATAAATTTACAAAAAGCTATATGAATCTTATAAATTGGATGCAAAAACCTAAATTTAAATGGGCTTTTGTGACATTATTTATTTTAGGTTTTGGATTGCCTATTCATTTATTACCAAAGGAATTAGAAGGAGATAATGTTTGGGCTAAATTATATAATAACACTTTAGGTACAGAATGGTATAATGTAGAACTACGTTCTAGTTTAGAAAAGATTTTAGGTGGCTCATTACGATTATTTACTGAAGATGTTTTTGAAAATTCGTATTATAATGAACCCGAACGCACTACTCTTCGTGTAACTGGGAGTATGCCAGATGGCTGTACCATAGAACAATTAAATGATGTGATTCTAAAAATGGAAAATTATATAGGACGTTTTGATGAAATATCCTTATATGAAACACGAATTAACAATGCAAAAAGTTCCAGTATTACCATTCATTTTAAAGAAGATTTTGAATTTGGTGCTTTCCCATACACTTTAAAAAGCATGCTAGAATCTAAAGTAATTAGTTTAGGAGGGTTAGATTGGTCTGTAAGTGGTGTGGGGCGAGGTTTTTCTAACGCTTTAGGAACAGGTTATAAAAACAACCGTATAGAGTTAGAAGGCTATAATTATGATAATTTATATGGTTATGCAGAATTACTCAAACAACAATTAGAAACGAATTCTAATGGTCGAGTAAAAGAGGTCGAAATAACAACTGGTGGTTGGGGTAGTAACACCCTTAATGAATATTATTTAGATTTTAACCAAGAACGATTGGCAATGGCTAATGTATCTCAAAACCAACTGTATTGGTATTTAAAAAATCAAATGCATTCGGGAAACATTACCTCCATCGTTAAAGACCATGAGTTACAGCAAGTAAAATTGGTTTCCGATAAGTATCAAAAATTTAATGTGTGGGATTTAAAAAATACTCCAATTCCTATTAATAATAAACAGTATAAGTTAAATCAATTAGCTTCTATTAAAAAAAGAAAAACAGGTAATACGATCCAAAAAAATAATCAACAATACCGTTTAACAGTTGCTTATGACTTTTTAGGAACACATCCTTTAGCAAAAAAAGTAAGAGAACACAATGTAGAAGAAATAAGAACGAAGTTACCAATAGGCTATCGTATTTTAGAACAATCTTATAGAGGGTGGAATAAAAAAGGCTCGAAGCAGTACTATTATCTTTTTGTTGTTATTTTTATCATTTTCTTTATTTGTAGTATTTTATTAGAATCTTTAAAACAACCCTTTGCAATTATAAGCATGATTCCCTTGTCTTTTATAGGGGTGTTTTTAACCTTTTACCTTTTTGATTTTAATTTCGATCAAGGTGGTTATGCTTCGTTTATTTTGTTATGTGGTATTAGTGTAAATTCTGCCTTATTTATTATTAACGACTATAATAATTTAAAAAGACAATATCCAAAAAGAAATACACAGCAACTGTATTTTAAAGCTTTTAATTATAAAATCATACCTGTTATTTTAACCATAGTATCTACAATCGTTGGATTAATTCCTTTTGTTTGGCATGGACAAAAGGAAGCTTTTTGGTTTTCGTTTGCAGTAGGTTCTATAGGTGGTTTAATTTTTTCTTTAATCGGAATATATTTTTATTTACCAATGTTTAGTTTAAAAAATAAATTAAAATAG
- the folE gene encoding GTP cyclohydrolase I FolE — protein sequence MITEVITKEKEFSEKLNGFSFEEVGDDHLFTGLETPMKPNAFEISDEEKKEKIAHLFSEIMDVMGLDLTDDSLQGTPKRVAKMYIEEIFSGLNPANKPKVALFDNKYQYNQMLVEKNITFYSNCEHHFVPIIGKAHVAYISSGKVIGLSKLNRIVQYYAKRPQVQERLTNQIAEELKAILNTEDVAVIIDAKHLCVSSRGIKDDTSSTVTSYFGGKFNNQEKIAELQNTLKY from the coding sequence ATGATTACAGAAGTAATAACAAAAGAAAAAGAATTTTCAGAAAAATTAAACGGCTTTTCATTTGAAGAAGTTGGAGACGACCATTTATTTACAGGTTTAGAAACTCCAATGAAACCAAATGCGTTTGAAATTTCTGATGAAGAAAAAAAAGAAAAAATTGCTCATTTATTTTCAGAAATAATGGATGTAATGGGGTTGGATTTAACAGACGATTCTTTACAAGGTACTCCAAAAAGAGTTGCCAAAATGTATATTGAAGAAATATTTAGCGGTTTAAATCCTGCAAATAAGCCAAAAGTTGCTTTGTTTGATAATAAATACCAATACAACCAAATGTTGGTAGAAAAGAATATTACTTTTTATTCGAATTGCGAACATCATTTTGTACCAATTATTGGTAAAGCTCACGTTGCTTACATTTCTTCAGGAAAAGTAATTGGTCTTTCTAAATTGAACAGAATTGTACAATATTATGCAAAAAGACCTCAAGTTCAAGAAAGATTAACCAACCAAATTGCAGAAGAATTAAAAGCAATTTTAAATACAGAAGACGTTGCCGTAATTATTGATGCAAAACATTTATGTGTTTCTTCAAGAGGAATAAAAGACGATACCTCTTCAACAGTTACTTCTTATTTTGGAGGAAAATTTAACAATCAAGAAAAAATAGCAGAATTACAAAATACATTAAAGTACTAA
- a CDS encoding TIGR03643 family protein, protein MVLDGIAIDRIIEMAWEDRTTFEAIQFQFGLKEQEVIDLMRREMKPKSFKMWRKRVQGRKTKHEKLRTFEKGRFKCSRQKQISNNSIAKR, encoded by the coding sequence ATGGTTTTAGATGGTATAGCAATTGATAGAATAATAGAAATGGCTTGGGAAGACAGAACAACTTTTGAAGCAATTCAGTTTCAGTTTGGTTTAAAAGAACAAGAAGTTATCGATTTAATGCGAAGAGAAATGAAGCCAAAAAGCTTTAAAATGTGGCGAAAAAGAGTACAAGGAAGAAAAACGAAACACGAAAAATTAAGAACCTTTGAAAAAGGCAGATTCAAATGTTCTAGACAAAAACAAATATCAAACAACTCTATAGCAAAAAGATAA
- a CDS encoding IS1380 family transposase, which produces MVNLPIEYSSKKVTPFGGMSLMKRFIDQTEIREQLAQLDLPQPSSNAGYNPAHITEAFWLSIWTGASRYIHCDWLRYDSTLQDIFGWNRMPSQSTYSRFFGKFSQKRNTEVFPKLQHWFFKQLDVDNLTIDFDSTVITRYGEQQGSAKGYNPNKKGRNSHHPLMAFVSQTRMVANAWLRPGNTADSSSCKEFMEETFNEALKDKRVGLVRADSGFYTQDLLDYLEGKQLNYIMAARMYPNIKNAVWGLDNWIELTKGIELNEMIFNHTDGKSRRYIVIKKKVEDRPKAAGKLLFDDLPGYRFSCYVTNLDLPLDQVWNIYNTRADCENRIKELKEDFGLDNFCLKDFWATEASFRFIMVAYNLMSLFRHFALNHHNRATLKTLKVYCFALGAWTVNHANRKVLKIALNTKKRPWMDGLFSQINDLSPPFVYS; this is translated from the coding sequence ATGGTTAATCTCCCTATTGAGTATTCAAGTAAGAAAGTCACCCCTTTTGGAGGGATGAGCTTAATGAAGCGTTTTATTGATCAAACAGAAATTAGAGAACAACTAGCACAATTAGATTTACCTCAACCAAGCTCTAATGCAGGTTATAATCCTGCACATATAACTGAAGCTTTTTGGTTGAGTATTTGGACAGGAGCTTCTCGTTATATCCATTGTGATTGGTTACGTTATGATAGCACATTGCAAGATATTTTTGGATGGAATCGTATGCCATCACAAAGTACCTATAGTCGTTTTTTTGGCAAGTTTTCTCAAAAGCGCAATACAGAAGTATTTCCAAAGTTGCAACATTGGTTTTTCAAGCAATTAGATGTTGACAACTTAACTATAGATTTTGATAGCACAGTTATTACAAGATATGGAGAGCAACAAGGTAGCGCAAAAGGTTATAATCCCAATAAAAAAGGCAGGAACTCACATCACCCATTAATGGCCTTTGTAAGCCAAACCAGAATGGTTGCCAATGCTTGGTTAAGACCAGGCAATACAGCAGATAGTAGTAGCTGTAAAGAGTTTATGGAAGAAACCTTCAATGAAGCTTTAAAGGACAAAAGAGTTGGTTTAGTTCGTGCAGATAGTGGTTTTTACACACAAGATTTATTAGATTATCTAGAAGGCAAACAACTCAATTACATTATGGCAGCACGTATGTACCCAAATATAAAAAATGCAGTTTGGGGTTTGGATAATTGGATAGAACTCACAAAAGGAATTGAGCTTAATGAGATGATTTTTAACCATACAGATGGTAAGTCAAGGCGCTATATTGTCATAAAAAAGAAAGTAGAAGATCGTCCAAAAGCAGCTGGAAAATTACTTTTTGATGATCTGCCTGGTTATCGTTTTAGTTGCTATGTAACCAATCTAGATTTACCGCTAGACCAAGTTTGGAATATCTACAACACCAGAGCTGATTGTGAAAACAGAATCAAAGAACTCAAAGAAGACTTTGGATTAGATAACTTTTGTTTAAAGGATTTTTGGGCAACTGAGGCTTCCTTTAGATTCATTATGGTGGCTTATAACCTAATGAGTTTGTTTAGACATTTTGCCTTAAATCATCATAATCGAGCAACTTTAAAAACCCTAAAAGTCTATTGCTTTGCATTAGGAGCTTGGACAGTAAATCATGCTAACAGAAAGGTCTTAAAGATTGCTTTAAACACTAAAAAAAGACCTTGGATGGATGGCTTATTCTCCCAAATTAATGATTTAAGTCCTCCTTTTGTGTATTCCTAA
- a CDS encoding efflux RND transporter permease subunit gives MKRKISSFTILTIFISLSIIGASLIPLLSVQLTPTRSNKSLSVYFGWHEASAKVMEQEVTSKLEGMFNTVRGIKSISSTSRKGSGSISMDFKKFVDMDAVRFEVANLIRQGYSELPEGVSYPSLSKSTANENTSPIVSYSINANESPYYIKKFTKNNILPKLTTIKGVNKVNVYGAAPFEWVIEYNAKNYTS, from the coding sequence ATGAAACGAAAAATATCTTCATTTACGATTCTTACCATTTTCATTAGCCTATCCATTATAGGGGCAAGTTTAATTCCTTTATTAAGCGTACAACTTACCCCAACTCGTAGTAATAAATCGCTTAGTGTTTATTTTGGTTGGCATGAGGCTTCTGCAAAAGTGATGGAGCAAGAAGTCACTTCAAAATTAGAAGGTATGTTTAATACAGTTCGCGGTATTAAAAGCATTAGTTCCACATCACGAAAAGGTAGTGGTTCTATTTCTATGGATTTTAAAAAGTTTGTAGATATGGACGCTGTACGTTTTGAAGTGGCCAATCTTATTCGGCAAGGCTATTCAGAACTACCAGAAGGTGTAAGTTATCCTTCCCTGTCTAAAAGTACAGCCAATGAAAACACTTCTCCTATCGTATCCTACAGCATTAATGCCAATGAAAGTCCATATTATATAAAGAAGTTTACTAAAAATAACATCCTGCCTAAATTAACAACAATAAAAGGGGTAAATAAAGTAAATGTATATGGAGCAGCACCCTTTGAGTGGGTAATAGAGTATAATGCCAAAAATTATACCAGCTAA
- a CDS encoding cryptochrome/photolyase family protein gives MKNKINIFWFRRDLRLDDNIGFYNALKSDFPVLPIFIFDENILDKLPKNDARVTFIFDELQKMRKTLQDENDSSLAIYYGTPKNIYKKLIKNYKVDTVFTNRDYEPYATKRDEEIEKLLANNNINFKTFKDQVIFEKDEVVKKDGEPYVVYTPYMKVWKEQFKTYNLDIYYTNSFLKNLVKNTRLPNVSLADLGCTKSKQKIKDYDVTPTLIQNYEDTRNFPAKDATSKLGPHLRFGTVSIRKIIKKATAEKNEIFWQELIWREFFMQILWHFPHTHKKAFKAKYDRIEWRNNEDEFKKWCEGQTGYPLVDAGMRQLNKTGFMHNRVRMLVGSFLCKHLLIDWRWGEAYFAEKLHDYEMASNVGNWQWVAGSGVDASPYFRIFNPTTQIKKFDKDLAYIKKWVPEFQELGYAKEMVNHKEARERCLKTYKEALK, from the coding sequence ATGAAAAACAAAATAAACATTTTTTGGTTTCGAAGAGATTTAAGATTAGATGATAATATCGGTTTTTACAACGCTTTAAAAAGTGATTTCCCTGTACTTCCTATTTTTATTTTTGATGAAAATATTTTAGACAAATTGCCAAAAAACGATGCCAGAGTTACTTTTATTTTTGATGAATTGCAAAAAATGAGAAAAACATTACAAGACGAAAACGACAGTAGTTTGGCTATTTATTATGGAACACCAAAAAATATTTATAAAAAATTAATAAAAAATTACAAAGTAGATACCGTTTTTACAAACCGAGATTACGAACCTTATGCAACAAAAAGAGACGAAGAAATAGAAAAATTATTAGCCAATAATAACATTAATTTTAAGACTTTTAAAGATCAGGTAATTTTCGAAAAAGACGAAGTTGTAAAAAAAGATGGCGAACCATACGTAGTTTACACACCTTATATGAAAGTGTGGAAAGAGCAGTTTAAAACCTATAATTTAGATATTTACTATACCAATTCTTTCTTAAAAAACTTGGTAAAAAACACACGTTTACCCAATGTTTCGCTAGCTGATTTAGGTTGTACCAAATCCAAACAAAAAATTAAAGATTACGATGTTACACCTACTTTAATTCAAAACTACGAAGACACACGTAATTTTCCAGCAAAAGATGCCACCTCAAAATTAGGACCTCATTTACGATTTGGAACAGTGAGTATTCGAAAAATAATTAAAAAAGCTACTGCAGAAAAAAATGAGATTTTTTGGCAAGAATTAATTTGGCGAGAATTTTTTATGCAAATTTTATGGCATTTTCCTCATACTCACAAAAAAGCTTTTAAAGCTAAATACGATAGAATCGAATGGAGAAATAACGAAGATGAATTTAAAAAATGGTGCGAAGGACAAACAGGTTATCCTCTAGTAGATGCAGGAATGCGTCAATTAAACAAAACGGGGTTTATGCACAACAGAGTAAGAATGTTGGTAGGTAGTTTTTTATGCAAACATTTGTTAATCGATTGGAGGTGGGGAGAAGCCTACTTTGCCGAAAAATTACACGATTACGAAATGGCTAGCAATGTGGGCAATTGGCAATGGGTTGCAGGTTCTGGTGTAGATGCTTCGCCTTATTTTAGAATTTTTAACCCCACAACGCAAATTAAAAAGTTCGATAAAGATTTGGCATACATAAAAAAATGGGTGCCCGAATTTCAAGAACTAGGGTATGCGAAAGAAATGGTAAACCATAAAGAAGCAAGAGAACGTTGTTTAAAAACTTATAAAGAGGCATTAAAATAA
- a CDS encoding TspO/MBR family protein, whose amino-acid sequence MKQLKLTILFLIINFGGLAIGNWLMENGPMTDWYLNLNKAPWTPPGWVFGVAWTLIMICFSIYLGKLFSEENTQKTKLVFLFQFILNVSWNYIFFNQHLVLFGLITITLLTSLLFYYFFKLSAKVKNYKYLLLPYMIWLCIATSLNLYVFIHN is encoded by the coding sequence ATGAAACAATTAAAGCTTACCATCTTATTTTTAATCATTAATTTTGGTGGATTGGCCATTGGAAATTGGTTGATGGAAAATGGACCAATGACAGATTGGTACCTTAACTTAAACAAAGCTCCTTGGACACCTCCAGGTTGGGTTTTTGGGGTAGCTTGGACCTTGATTATGATTTGCTTTTCAATATATTTAGGCAAACTTTTTTCTGAAGAAAATACCCAAAAAACGAAACTTGTTTTTCTTTTTCAATTTATATTGAATGTCAGCTGGAATTATATTTTCTTCAATCAGCATTTGGTTTTATTCGGGTTGATAACCATTACTCTATTAACTTCCCTCCTCTTTTATTACTTCTTTAAACTAAGTGCTAAAGTAAAAAATTATAAATATTTGTTACTCCCTTACATGATTTGGTTGTGCATTGCAACTTCCTTAAATCTTTATGTTTTTATACACAATTAA